One genomic window of Acidovorax radicis includes the following:
- a CDS encoding efflux RND transporter periplasmic adaptor subunit — MQKKTVMLGVGALVVLGAFLAWAFAPRPLQVEAAAVVQGRFEAGIDEDAKTRLRDRYSISAPLAGRLARIALREGDAVQVGDVVARITPAMPVLLDERSLREQQARVTAAQANVQRAAVRIERSRVAQEQARNDLRRSEQLAQQGFVAPTRLDTERLALQAADKDTDAAVQDQQVARADLAQARAALDVVQRPGGAQVGKAFEVLAPVAGRVLRVAQASEGVVALGTVLVEVGDTAQLEVVAPLLSTDALQVRPGSPVRIERWGGPGVLQGRVRSVEPAAFTKVSALGVEEQRVNVLIDLTSPPAQWAALGDGYRVVARVLTREAPDATLVPVSALFPLPGSDAAASAPMADTPAPRMAVFVVEGGRARRTPVVLEARGSTHAWVKEGLQAGAQVVVYPPAALTDGARVTVRTP, encoded by the coding sequence ATGCAAAAGAAAACGGTGATGCTGGGCGTGGGGGCACTGGTGGTGCTGGGCGCATTCTTGGCGTGGGCGTTTGCGCCCCGGCCGCTGCAGGTGGAGGCTGCCGCCGTGGTGCAGGGCCGCTTTGAGGCGGGCATCGACGAAGACGCGAAGACCCGCCTGCGCGACCGCTACAGCATCTCTGCGCCCTTGGCCGGGCGGCTGGCGCGCATCGCGCTGCGCGAGGGCGACGCGGTGCAGGTGGGCGATGTGGTGGCGCGCATCACCCCGGCCATGCCGGTCTTGCTCGACGAGCGCAGCCTGCGCGAGCAGCAGGCGCGCGTCACCGCCGCCCAGGCCAATGTGCAGCGCGCCGCTGTGCGCATCGAGCGCAGCCGGGTGGCGCAGGAGCAGGCCCGCAACGACCTGCGCCGCAGCGAGCAGCTGGCGCAGCAGGGCTTTGTGGCCCCCACGCGCCTCGATACCGAGCGCCTGGCGCTGCAGGCGGCCGACAAAGACACCGACGCCGCGGTGCAGGACCAGCAGGTGGCACGCGCCGATCTGGCCCAGGCCCGCGCAGCGCTCGACGTGGTGCAGCGGCCCGGCGGCGCGCAGGTTGGCAAGGCCTTCGAGGTGCTGGCCCCTGTGGCCGGCCGCGTGCTGCGCGTGGCGCAGGCCAGCGAGGGCGTGGTCGCGCTGGGCACCGTACTGGTCGAGGTGGGCGACACCGCGCAGCTCGAAGTGGTGGCGCCGCTGCTGTCTACTGATGCGCTGCAGGTGCGCCCCGGCAGCCCCGTGCGCATCGAGCGCTGGGGTGGGCCGGGAGTGTTGCAAGGACGCGTGCGCAGCGTGGAGCCGGCGGCGTTCACCAAGGTGTCGGCGCTGGGTGTGGAAGAACAGAGGGTCAACGTGCTGATAGACCTGACCAGCCCGCCCGCGCAGTGGGCGGCGCTGGGCGACGGTTATCGCGTGGTGGCGCGCGTGCTCACCCGCGAGGCGCCGGACGCCACGCTAGTGCCCGTGAGCGCGCTGTTCCCGCTGCCCGGCAGCGACGCCGCCGCATCGGCCCCCATGGCGGATACCCCAGCGCCGCGCATGGCGGTGTTTGTGGTCGAGGGGGGCCGGGCGCGGCGCACACCGGTGGTGCTGGAGGCGCGCGGCAGCACCCACGCCTGGGTGAAGGAGGGGCTGCAAGCGGGCGCGCAGGTCGTGGTGTACCCGCCCGCTGCGCTGACCGATGGTGCCCGCGTCACGGTCCGCACCCCCTGA
- a CDS encoding YqaA family protein, which produces MENWTHLLLEWLALPQFGLSTVFIVSFISATLLPLGSEPAVFGLIKLNPDLYWPAIAVATLGNTLGGGVSWWMGLGAHRAWDAARRHRRAGRPTDAETKPARELSRTERRARIWLRKWGAKTCLLSWLPVVGDPLCAVAGWLKLPFWPCLAYMAVGKFLRYLVMTSVLLYFMPGHLAF; this is translated from the coding sequence ATGGAAAACTGGACCCACCTGCTGCTCGAATGGCTGGCCCTGCCGCAGTTTGGCCTGAGCACCGTCTTCATCGTGTCCTTTATCTCGGCCACGCTGCTGCCCCTGGGCTCAGAGCCGGCGGTGTTTGGCCTCATCAAGCTCAACCCCGACCTGTACTGGCCTGCCATTGCCGTGGCCACGCTGGGCAACACCCTGGGCGGCGGCGTGAGCTGGTGGATGGGGCTGGGCGCGCACCGCGCCTGGGATGCGGCACGGCGCCACCGGCGTGCCGGCCGCCCCACCGACGCCGAGACCAAACCGGCGCGTGAGCTCAGCCGCACCGAGCGTCGCGCACGCATCTGGCTGCGCAAATGGGGGGCCAAGACCTGCCTGCTGAGCTGGCTGCCCGTGGTGGGCGACCCGCTGTGCGCCGTGGCTGGCTGGCTCAAGCTGCCGTTCTGGCCCTGCCTGGCCTACATGGCGGTCGGAAAATTCTTGCGCTACCTGGTCATGACGAGCGTGCTGCTGTATTTCATGCCGGGCCATCTGGCGTTCTAG
- the purH gene encoding bifunctional phosphoribosylaminoimidazolecarboxamide formyltransferase/IMP cyclohydrolase: protein MNALLSVSDKTGIVDFAKALHALGIKLLSTGGTAQLLAKEGLPVTEVAEVTQFPEMLDGRVKTLHPKVHGGLLARRELPEHMAALKAHGIDTIDLLVVNLYPFEATVAKAGCTLVDAIENIDIGGPAMVRSAAKNWKDVGVITSADQYEAVLAELKATQSQGSCKLSDKLRFALSVAAFNRIAQYDGAISDYLSSVTFEAEKLSETYVPQRALFPGQSNGIFTKVQDLRYGENSHQQAALYRDLHPAPGSLVTGVQLQGKELSYNNIADADAAWECVKSFEAAACVIVKHANPCGVAVGLDALSSYSKAFQTDPTSAFGGIIAFNRVVDGAAAAQVSKQFVEVLMAPDFTAEALEIFKGKANVRLLKIALPAHGGKTDWERGRNAMDAKRIGSGLLLQTADNHELALTDLKVVTTKQPSLEEMQDLLFAWKVAKYVKSNAIVFCKGGMTMGVGAGQMSRLDSARIASIKAQHAGLTLQGTAVASDAFFPFRDGLDVVVDAGATCVIQPGGSMRDQEVIDAANERGVAMVFSGVRHFRH from the coding sequence ATGAACGCACTCCTCTCCGTCTCTGACAAGACCGGCATCGTTGACTTTGCCAAAGCCCTGCACGCGCTGGGCATCAAGTTGCTCTCCACCGGCGGCACCGCCCAGCTGCTGGCCAAAGAGGGCCTGCCGGTGACCGAGGTGGCCGAGGTCACGCAGTTCCCCGAGATGCTCGACGGCCGCGTGAAGACCCTGCACCCCAAGGTGCACGGCGGCCTGCTGGCGCGCCGCGAGCTGCCCGAACACATGGCTGCGCTCAAGGCGCACGGCATCGACACCATTGACCTGCTGGTGGTGAACCTCTACCCCTTTGAAGCCACCGTGGCCAAGGCCGGCTGCACGCTGGTCGACGCCATCGAGAACATCGACATCGGCGGCCCCGCCATGGTGCGCAGCGCCGCCAAGAACTGGAAAGACGTGGGCGTGATCACCTCGGCCGACCAGTACGAGGCCGTGCTGGCTGAACTGAAGGCCACCCAGAGTCAAGGTTCATGCAAGCTGTCCGACAAGCTGCGCTTCGCGCTGTCGGTGGCCGCGTTCAACCGCATCGCCCAGTACGACGGCGCGATTAGCGACTACCTCTCGTCCGTCACCTTCGAGGCCGAGAAGCTGTCTGAAACCTACGTGCCCCAGCGCGCACTGTTCCCCGGCCAGAGCAACGGCATCTTCACCAAGGTGCAGGACCTGCGCTACGGCGAAAACAGCCACCAGCAGGCCGCGCTGTACCGCGACCTGCACCCCGCGCCCGGCTCGCTGGTCACCGGCGTGCAGCTGCAGGGCAAGGAGCTCTCGTACAACAACATCGCCGACGCCGATGCCGCGTGGGAATGCGTCAAGAGCTTTGAGGCCGCCGCCTGTGTGATCGTCAAGCACGCCAACCCCTGCGGCGTGGCCGTGGGTCTGGATGCACTCAGCTCCTACAGCAAGGCCTTCCAGACCGACCCCACCAGCGCCTTTGGCGGCATCATCGCGTTCAACCGCGTGGTCGATGGTGCTGCGGCCGCCCAGGTCAGCAAGCAGTTTGTGGAGGTGCTGATGGCGCCGGACTTCACGGCCGAGGCGCTGGAGATCTTCAAGGGCAAGGCCAATGTGCGCTTGCTCAAGATCGCGTTGCCAGCGCATGGCGGCAAGACCGACTGGGAACGTGGCCGCAACGCGATGGACGCCAAGCGCATCGGCTCGGGCCTGCTGCTGCAGACGGCCGACAACCACGAGCTGGCGCTGACCGACCTGAAGGTGGTCACCACCAAGCAGCCCTCGCTGGAAGAAATGCAAGACCTGCTGTTTGCCTGGAAGGTCGCCAAGTACGTCAAGAGCAACGCCATCGTGTTCTGCAAGGGCGGCATGACCATGGGCGTGGGCGCGGGCCAGATGAGCCGCCTCGATTCGGCGCGTATCGCCAGCATCAAGGCACAGCACGCCGGCCTGACCTTGCAGGGAACCGCCGTGGCCAGCGATGCCTTCTTCCCCTTCCGCGACGGCCTGGACGTGGTGGTCGATGCGGGCGCCACCTGCGTGATCCAGCCCGGCGGCTCCATGCGCGACCAGGAAGTGATTGACGCCGCCAACGAGCGCGGCGTGGCCATGGTGTTCAGCGGCGTGCGCCATTTCAGGCACTGA
- a CDS encoding ABC transporter permease yields the protein MKALDRKLLRDLRRMWSQALTIALVVASGLGGFITTLSAVDSLALARDRFYAQGHFADAFAAVKRAPLALAEVLRGVPGVADVQVTVEQVVRVEIPGLVDPIIGQLIGVDLRQPPRMNQVTVRSGRALAPPGAGQGRSDSAIDALVSEGFARARGLHPGDELMALVNGKRRTLRIVGTALSPEYIFAGMAGMPDLRGFGVFWVDHEALAAAYDMQGAFNRVAVKLAPQASEPAVLDGLLRLLAPYGGRDARGREDQASHAMLDNEIKEQRVMGTLLPAIFLAVAAFLLHVVLSRLVATQREQIAALKALGYANAAIAGHYLKLVAVIVAAGLALGVALGHWLGTMLTGLYSEFFFFPVFEHRIAPWLILVGAGVTGTTALLGTLSAIGATVRLAPAEAMRPPAPGRYRRTVLERLGVRRIPAGLRMILRNMERKPLRTTLTIGGTAAAVAIVVMGNFFRDAIDHIVDTTFHLAMRSDVNVWMTEPVDALARLQLARLPGVTGVEPTRSVAVRMAYGHRSERVGLQGVAPGAQLLRVIDVDGRQSPVPEAGLLLTDRLADKLGVHVGDSVRVEVLEGRQRMLYVPVQATVREMMGLNAYVQRDVLNRWLQEGDVASQFDVALEPGSEARFLEATKALPRVAGAFSKATLLRNMQDVSARNVRIMSTILTLFAAVIAVGVVYNNARIALAERTWELASLRVLGFTRGEVSALLLGELAIGIALALPLGMAMGWGLVHLLVELLKNDQFLFPVVISARTYAWAGLCVVVAGVASALVVRRQIDRLDMVAALKTRE from the coding sequence ATGAAGGCCCTCGACCGCAAACTGCTGCGCGACCTGCGCCGCATGTGGAGCCAGGCCCTCACCATCGCGCTGGTGGTGGCCAGCGGCCTGGGCGGTTTCATCACCACCTTGTCGGCGGTGGACTCGCTGGCGCTGGCGCGTGACCGGTTTTATGCCCAGGGCCACTTTGCCGATGCGTTTGCCGCCGTCAAGCGCGCACCGCTGGCGCTGGCCGAAGTGCTGCGCGGCGTGCCCGGTGTGGCCGATGTGCAGGTGACGGTGGAGCAGGTGGTGCGCGTGGAGATCCCAGGCTTGGTCGATCCCATCATCGGCCAGCTCATCGGCGTGGATCTGCGCCAGCCGCCGCGCATGAACCAGGTCACGGTGCGCAGCGGCCGGGCGCTGGCGCCGCCCGGTGCGGGGCAGGGGCGCAGCGACAGCGCCATCGATGCGCTGGTGTCCGAAGGCTTTGCCCGCGCGCGCGGCCTGCACCCGGGCGACGAGCTGATGGCGCTGGTCAATGGCAAGCGCCGCACCCTGCGCATCGTGGGCACGGCGCTGTCGCCCGAATACATCTTCGCGGGCATGGCGGGCATGCCCGACCTGCGCGGCTTCGGCGTGTTCTGGGTGGACCACGAGGCGCTGGCTGCGGCTTACGACATGCAGGGCGCATTCAACCGCGTGGCCGTCAAGCTGGCGCCGCAGGCCTCCGAGCCCGCCGTGCTCGATGGCCTCTTGCGCCTGCTCGCGCCCTACGGCGGGCGCGACGCCCGGGGCCGCGAGGACCAGGCATCGCACGCCATGCTGGACAACGAAATCAAGGAGCAGCGCGTGATGGGCACCTTGCTGCCGGCCATCTTCCTGGCCGTGGCGGCGTTTTTGCTGCATGTGGTGCTCTCGCGCCTGGTGGCCACGCAGCGCGAGCAGATTGCGGCGCTCAAGGCGCTGGGCTATGCCAATGCCGCCATTGCCGGGCATTACCTCAAGCTGGTGGCCGTGATCGTGGCGGCGGGGCTGGCACTGGGTGTGGCGCTGGGCCACTGGCTGGGGACGATGCTGACCGGGTTGTATTCCGAATTCTTCTTCTTTCCGGTGTTCGAGCACCGCATTGCGCCCTGGCTGATTCTGGTGGGCGCGGGCGTCACCGGCACCACGGCCCTGCTGGGCACGCTCAGCGCGATCGGGGCCACTGTGCGCCTGGCCCCGGCCGAGGCCATGCGCCCGCCGGCCCCGGGCCGGTACCGCCGCACGGTGCTGGAGCGCCTGGGGGTGCGCCGCATTCCGGCCGGGCTGCGCATGATTCTGCGCAACATGGAGCGCAAGCCCTTGCGCACCACGCTCACCATTGGTGGCACGGCGGCGGCGGTGGCCATCGTGGTCATGGGCAACTTCTTTCGCGATGCCATCGACCATATTGTGGACACCACCTTTCACCTCGCGATGCGCAGTGATGTGAATGTATGGATGACCGAGCCGGTCGATGCCCTGGCCCGCCTGCAACTGGCGCGCCTGCCGGGGGTGACGGGCGTGGAGCCCACGCGCAGCGTGGCGGTGCGCATGGCCTATGGCCACCGCAGCGAGCGGGTGGGGCTGCAAGGCGTGGCACCGGGCGCGCAACTGCTGCGCGTGATCGATGTGGATGGCCGCCAGAGCCCCGTGCCCGAAGCGGGCCTGCTGCTCACCGATCGCCTGGCCGACAAGCTCGGGGTGCACGTGGGCGACAGCGTGCGTGTGGAGGTGCTGGAGGGCCGCCAGCGCATGCTGTATGTGCCGGTGCAGGCCACTGTGCGCGAAATGATGGGCCTGAACGCCTATGTGCAGCGCGACGTGCTCAACCGCTGGCTGCAGGAGGGCGATGTGGCCTCGCAGTTCGATGTGGCGCTGGAGCCCGGCTCCGAAGCGCGTTTTCTCGAAGCCACCAAGGCCCTGCCGCGCGTGGCGGGCGCCTTCAGCAAGGCTACGCTGCTGCGCAACATGCAGGATGTGAGTGCGCGCAATGTGCGCATCATGAGCACCATCCTCACGCTGTTTGCGGCCGTGATTGCGGTGGGTGTGGTTTACAACAATGCGCGCATTGCGCTGGCCGAGCGCACCTGGGAGCTGGCCAGCCTGCGCGTGCTGGGGTTCACGCGGGGCGAGGTGTCGGCGCTGCTGCTGGGCGAGCTGGCGATTGGCATCGCGCTGGCGCTGCCATTGGGAATGGCCATGGGCTGGGGGCTGGTGCACCTGCTGGTGGAGCTGCTCAAGAACGACCAGTTTCTGTTTCCGGTGGTCATCAGTGCGCGCACCTATGCCTGGGCTGGTCTGTGCGTGGTGGTGGCGGGCGTGGCCAGTGCCCTCGTGGTGCGCAGGCAGATCGACCGGCTGGACATGGTGGCTGCGCTCAAGACGCGTGAATAG
- a CDS encoding AAA family ATPase, with amino-acid sequence MHPEALVDAYAATEQRLRQLQRSPEAFGHPTGTVDWIETHISWLLLAGDFVYKFKKPLKLDFLDFSTPALRRAACEEELRINRRTAPALYLGLVVLGGTATSLRLQPIDAAPVDAEPAVRMRRFAQEALLSHLLEQQRLLPGHIDALAQQVAQFHASAAVATPEQGWGTAQAVVAPVQDGLTALKPQVARDLPAMGLALQQVAQWCATQGAALGPVFQQRLQSGRVRECHGDLHLANLVLIDGQPQLFDAIEFNPALRWIDCVADIAFLAMDLEARGRADLAWRFLNAWLEHTGDYAGLQVLQYYRVYRALVRARVAGLRLAQMEGEGGGDEHAVSLRVLQRYLALALHFIQPRAVELWLAHGFSGAGKSTQSQTLIADRGVVRVRADVERKRLFGLPPQASSAVVPGGIYTADASQRTHEALAQAARWALAAGYTVLVDATFLNPAMRQRFIALAAQVQVRCRILSFEAPLAVLRERVRSRQQAGGDASEASVQVLESQWAAAQPLSPAEEALTVHVDTTRPVDWGLLLPPPGPACGPARTPDGPA; translated from the coding sequence ATGCACCCCGAAGCCCTGGTTGACGCCTATGCCGCCACCGAGCAGCGCCTGCGCCAGTTGCAGCGCAGCCCCGAGGCCTTTGGCCACCCCACCGGCACCGTGGACTGGATCGAAACCCATATCTCCTGGCTGCTGCTGGCGGGTGACTTTGTCTACAAGTTCAAAAAGCCGCTGAAGCTGGATTTCCTGGACTTCAGCACCCCCGCGCTGCGGCGCGCCGCCTGCGAGGAAGAGCTGCGCATCAACCGCCGCACCGCGCCAGCGCTGTACCTGGGGCTGGTGGTGCTGGGCGGCACGGCAACCAGTCTGCGGCTGCAGCCCATCGATGCGGCCCCGGTGGACGCAGAACCCGCCGTGCGCATGCGCCGCTTTGCGCAGGAGGCGCTGCTCAGCCACCTGCTGGAGCAGCAGCGCCTGCTGCCCGGCCACATCGACGCCCTGGCGCAGCAGGTCGCGCAGTTCCATGCCAGTGCGGCAGTGGCCACGCCCGAGCAGGGCTGGGGCACCGCCCAGGCAGTGGTAGCGCCGGTGCAGGATGGCCTGACGGCGCTGAAGCCGCAAGTGGCGCGGGATCTGCCAGCGATGGGCCTCGCGCTGCAGCAGGTGGCGCAGTGGTGTGCCACACAAGGTGCGGCGCTGGGGCCGGTGTTCCAGCAGCGGCTGCAGTCCGGGCGGGTGCGCGAATGCCACGGCGACCTGCACCTGGCCAATCTGGTGCTGATCGACGGGCAGCCGCAGCTGTTCGATGCGATCGAGTTCAACCCGGCGCTGCGCTGGATCGACTGCGTGGCCGACATTGCCTTTTTGGCCATGGACCTGGAAGCGCGTGGCCGCGCCGACCTGGCTTGGCGCTTTCTGAATGCCTGGCTGGAGCACACGGGCGACTACGCCGGTCTGCAAGTGTTGCAGTACTACCGCGTGTACCGGGCCCTGGTGCGCGCCCGCGTGGCGGGCCTGCGGCTCGCGCAGATGGAGGGGGAGGGTGGAGGCGATGAGCACGCGGTCAGCCTGCGGGTGCTGCAGCGCTATCTGGCCCTGGCGCTTCACTTCATCCAGCCCCGCGCCGTGGAGCTGTGGCTGGCGCACGGGTTCTCTGGCGCGGGCAAGAGCACGCAGTCGCAGACGCTGATTGCCGACCGGGGCGTGGTGCGCGTGCGCGCCGATGTGGAGCGCAAGCGGCTGTTCGGCCTGCCGCCGCAGGCGTCGAGCGCGGTGGTGCCGGGCGGCATCTACACAGCCGATGCCTCGCAGCGCACCCACGAGGCGCTGGCGCAGGCGGCCCGTTGGGCGCTGGCTGCGGGCTACACGGTGCTGGTGGACGCGACATTCCTGAACCCGGCGATGCGCCAGCGCTTCATCGCACTGGCGGCGCAGGTACAGGTGCGGTGCCGCATCCTGTCGTTCGAGGCGCCCCTTGCGGTGCTGCGCGAACGGGTGCGCAGCCGCCAGCAGGCGGGTGGCGATGCATCGGAGGCCTCGGTACAGGTGCTGGAATCGCAATGGGCGGCGGCCCAGCCGCTCTCGCCCGCTGAAGAGGCGCTGACGGTGCATGTGGACACCACCCGGCCGGTCGATTGGGGGCTGCTGCTGCCTCCGCCGGGCCCAGCGTGCGGGCCTGCTAGAACGCCAGATGGCCCGGCATGA
- a CDS encoding ABC transporter ATP-binding protein → MPDALVAQPPAVPGASVVFHARNLCKTYQTGEVQVRALHDVDLDIVRGEFVVLLGASGSGKSTLLNILGGLDVPTSGEVRFADHALSGASESALTRYRREHVGFVFQFYNLIPSLTVRENVALVTDIAPHPMPIDEAIALVGLTPRQHHFPAQLSGGEQQRVAIARAIVKRPDVLLCDEPTGALDYQTGKMVLEVIARINAELGTTAVVITHNAAIAAMADRVVYLVDGTIQRIERNAHRRSPSELSW, encoded by the coding sequence ATGCCCGATGCCCTTGTTGCTCAACCCCCTGCAGTGCCTGGCGCCAGCGTGGTGTTCCATGCACGCAATCTGTGCAAGACCTACCAGACGGGGGAAGTGCAGGTGCGGGCGCTGCACGATGTCGATCTGGACATCGTGCGCGGCGAGTTCGTCGTGCTGCTGGGTGCCTCGGGCAGCGGCAAGTCCACGCTGCTCAACATCCTGGGCGGGCTGGATGTGCCCACCAGCGGCGAGGTGCGCTTTGCTGACCACGCCCTGAGCGGCGCCAGCGAGAGCGCGCTCACCCGCTATCGGCGCGAGCATGTGGGTTTTGTCTTTCAGTTCTACAACCTGATTCCCAGCCTGACGGTGCGCGAGAACGTGGCCCTGGTCACCGACATCGCGCCCCACCCCATGCCCATCGACGAGGCGATTGCGCTGGTGGGGCTCACGCCGCGCCAGCACCACTTCCCGGCGCAGCTGTCGGGCGGCGAGCAGCAACGCGTGGCGATTGCCCGCGCCATCGTCAAGCGCCCCGACGTGCTGTTGTGCGACGAGCCCACGGGCGCGCTCGACTACCAGACCGGCAAGATGGTGCTGGAGGTGATCGCCCGCATCAACGCCGAGTTGGGCACCACGGCCGTGGTCATCACGCACAACGCGGCCATCGCCGCCATGGCCGACCGCGTGGTCTATCTGGTGGACGGCACCATCCAGCGCATTGAGCGCAACGCGCACCGGCGGTCGCCTTCGGAGCTGTCATGGTGA
- a CDS encoding M15 family metallopeptidase — MPVISTTPHRRLFSRIAAASGCTRWSSVAAALVLAACAHSPQAAVQTNTGEPAGASIAAAAHNALGCRSESSARESLKNIAAELQAQGMALKTTCQADSGGLRVQVQVIDGVKASKVVRGPLADGHEVDMGTPSGAVLAGAAGRASGFSPDVQHNRLWLSALMARHQFDNLPDAWWHFAQRKPLAPDVAETDLAAR, encoded by the coding sequence ATGCCCGTCATTTCAACCACGCCACATCGCCGTCTGTTTTCGCGCATCGCCGCGGCATCGGGTTGTACGCGCTGGTCGTCCGTGGCGGCGGCACTCGTGCTGGCCGCCTGCGCGCACAGCCCACAGGCGGCCGTGCAGACAAACACAGGGGAGCCCGCCGGGGCCTCGATAGCCGCGGCTGCGCACAACGCGTTGGGATGCCGCAGCGAATCCTCAGCGCGTGAATCCCTGAAAAACATTGCTGCCGAATTGCAAGCGCAGGGCATGGCGCTCAAAACCACCTGCCAGGCAGACAGCGGTGGCTTGCGGGTGCAGGTGCAGGTGATAGATGGCGTGAAAGCCAGCAAGGTGGTGCGTGGGCCTTTGGCGGATGGCCATGAGGTGGACATGGGCACCCCTTCCGGCGCCGTGTTAGCGGGCGCTGCCGGGAGAGCGAGCGGTTTCTCGCCCGACGTGCAGCACAACCGCCTCTGGCTGAGCGCCCTCATGGCGCGCCATCAGTTTGACAACCTGCCCGATGCCTGGTGGCACTTTGCGCAGCGCAAGCCGCTGGCGCCCGATGTGGCGGAGACGGACTTGGCTGCCCGCTAA
- a CDS encoding Fis family transcriptional regulator, producing the protein MSKKNIEECVRESLQGYFRDLGGEAPDGMYDMLVRLVEKPLLEVVMTHADNNQSRAAEWLGLNRNTLRKKLVEHRLL; encoded by the coding sequence ATGAGCAAAAAAAACATTGAGGAATGCGTGCGCGAAAGCCTGCAGGGCTATTTTCGTGACCTGGGTGGCGAGGCGCCGGACGGCATGTACGACATGCTGGTGCGCCTGGTCGAAAAGCCGCTGCTGGAAGTGGTCATGACCCACGCCGACAACAACCAGTCGCGCGCCGCCGAATGGCTGGGCCTGAACCGCAATACTCTGCGCAAGAAGCTGGTCGAGCACAGGCTTCTGTAG
- the dusB gene encoding tRNA dihydrouridine synthase DusB — protein MHIGHIPLANRLFVAPMAGVTDRPFRQLCKQLGAGYAVSEMVTSRKDLWNSLKTSRRANHEGEPGPIAVQIAGTDAPMMAEAALYNVERGAQIIDINMGCPAKKVCNKWAGSALMQNEALAVQIAEAVVLACAPHNVPVTLKMRTGWCQQHKNAVALARQFEAAGVQMLTVHGRTREQGYKGFAEYDTIAAVKAAVRVPVVANGDITSPEKARDVLAATGADAIMIGRAAQGRPWIFREIGHFLATGEHLAPPLVAEVRRLLLDHLHDHYSLYGELTGVRSARKHIAWYLRALPGGEALRQQINTIEDCTTQWQAVADYLDALGQQMDRLPMVTDVDADSEEQEGTIA, from the coding sequence ATGCACATCGGCCATATCCCCTTGGCGAATCGTCTGTTTGTGGCCCCCATGGCGGGTGTCACGGACCGGCCTTTTCGGCAGTTGTGCAAGCAGCTCGGTGCGGGTTATGCCGTGAGCGAGATGGTCACGTCGCGCAAGGATTTGTGGAACAGCCTCAAAACCTCGCGCCGGGCCAACCATGAAGGGGAGCCCGGGCCCATTGCCGTGCAGATTGCTGGCACCGATGCCCCCATGATGGCCGAGGCCGCGCTCTACAACGTGGAGCGGGGCGCGCAGATCATTGACATCAACATGGGTTGCCCGGCCAAGAAGGTGTGCAATAAATGGGCAGGCTCTGCGCTGATGCAGAACGAAGCCCTGGCCGTGCAGATTGCCGAGGCCGTGGTGTTGGCCTGTGCGCCCCACAACGTGCCGGTCACTCTCAAGATGCGCACGGGCTGGTGCCAGCAGCACAAAAATGCCGTGGCGCTGGCCCGGCAGTTTGAGGCGGCGGGTGTGCAGATGCTCACCGTGCATGGCCGCACCCGCGAGCAGGGCTACAAGGGCTTTGCCGAATACGACACCATCGCCGCCGTCAAGGCCGCCGTGCGCGTGCCCGTGGTGGCCAACGGCGACATCACCTCGCCCGAGAAGGCGCGCGATGTGCTAGCCGCTACCGGCGCCGACGCGATCATGATCGGCCGCGCGGCGCAGGGCCGGCCCTGGATTTTTCGCGAGATCGGCCATTTTCTGGCCACCGGAGAACACCTGGCGCCGCCGCTGGTTGCTGAGGTGCGGCGCCTGCTGCTGGACCATCTGCACGACCACTACAGCCTGTATGGCGAGCTCACTGGCGTGCGCAGTGCGCGCAAGCACATCGCCTGGTATCTGCGTGCACTGCCCGGTGGCGAGGCCTTGCGGCAACAGATCAACACGATAGAAGACTGCACCACGCAGTGGCAGGCCGTGGCCGACTACCTGGATGCCCTGGGGCAGCAGATGGACCGGCTGCCGATGGTCACCGATGTGGATGCGGACTCAGAAGAACAAGAGGGAACCATTGCATGA